Proteins encoded by one window of Mesorhizobium sp. INR15:
- a CDS encoding phosphopentomutase, giving the protein MARAFLFVLDSFGIGGAADAERYGDAGANTFGHIAEACAEGRADREGLRGGPLFIPNMAGLGLGEAARTATGLEFSVIGAVPIASAFHGAAQEVSSGKDTPSGHWEIAALPVRFDWGYFPDTVPAFPAELTEAIIREGKVPGILGNCHAPGTEIIERFGEEHIRTGKPICYTSVDSVLQIAAHEVHFGLERLYEFCKVVRGLVDPLKIGRVIARPFIGETSATFERTFNRHDYAVPPPEPTLLDRLTARGSRVIAIGKTGDIFAHRGISEVRKAPGNMAMFDKALGAMQDAGDGDFVFANFVDFDTEFGHRRDVAGYAAALEAFDRRLPEALAVLKHGDLLILTADHGNDPTWRGTDHTRERIPVIGTGPGFTGGDIGLRTTFADIGETVAEHLGLARGHHGTSFYGMIGGHA; this is encoded by the coding sequence ATGGCACGTGCTTTCCTCTTCGTTCTGGATTCCTTCGGGATAGGCGGCGCCGCCGATGCCGAACGCTATGGCGATGCCGGCGCCAATACATTTGGACACATCGCCGAGGCTTGCGCGGAAGGCCGGGCGGACCGCGAAGGCCTGCGCGGTGGACCGCTTTTCATCCCCAACATGGCCGGGCTTGGCCTTGGCGAGGCCGCGAGGACCGCGACCGGCCTGGAGTTCAGCGTCATTGGGGCTGTGCCGATCGCCTCGGCTTTCCATGGCGCGGCGCAAGAGGTTTCAAGCGGCAAGGACACGCCATCCGGCCATTGGGAGATCGCTGCCCTGCCAGTGCGGTTCGACTGGGGTTATTTTCCGGATACGGTTCCCGCATTCCCGGCCGAGCTGACCGAAGCCATCATCCGCGAGGGCAAGGTGCCCGGCATTCTTGGCAACTGCCATGCGCCGGGCACCGAGATCATCGAGCGGTTCGGCGAGGAGCATATCCGCACCGGCAAGCCGATCTGCTACACCTCGGTGGACTCAGTCCTGCAGATCGCGGCTCACGAGGTTCATTTCGGCCTAGAGCGGCTCTACGAATTCTGCAAGGTCGTGCGCGGGCTGGTTGACCCCTTGAAGATCGGCCGGGTGATCGCAAGGCCGTTCATCGGCGAGACATCAGCCACTTTCGAGCGGACGTTCAACCGTCACGACTATGCGGTGCCGCCGCCAGAGCCAACGCTGCTCGACCGGCTCACGGCTCGCGGCAGCCGGGTCATTGCCATTGGCAAGACTGGTGACATCTTCGCCCATCGCGGAATCTCGGAAGTGCGCAAGGCACCCGGCAACATGGCGATGTTCGACAAGGCGCTTGGCGCGATGCAGGACGCTGGTGATGGCGATTTCGTCTTCGCCAATTTCGTCGACTTCGATACCGAGTTCGGCCATCGCCGTGACGTGGCCGGCTATGCCGCCGCGCTCGAAGCCTTCGACCGGCGCCTGCCAGAGGCGCTCGCGGTGCTGAAGCATGGCGATCTTCTCATTCTGACGGCGGATCATGGCAACGATCCGACATGGCGAGGCACCGACCATACGCGTGAACGCATTCCGGTGATCGGCACCGGACCGGGCTTCACAGGCGGTGATATCGGGCTCAGAACGACATTCGCCGACATTGGTGAGACCGTCGCCGAGCACCTCGGGCTGGCGCGCGGGCACCACGGAACCTCTTTCTATGGAATGATTGGCGGTCATGCCTGA